In the genome of Panthera uncia isolate 11264 chromosome B3 unlocalized genomic scaffold, Puncia_PCG_1.0 HiC_scaffold_1, whole genome shotgun sequence, one region contains:
- the SPATA5L1 gene encoding ribosome biogenesis protein SPATA5L1 isoform X4: MAPDSGPLPEEPLLKVLPLDAKDRGTQRCRLGPAALRALGAHLGSAVKISLPDGGSCVCTAWLRRDGADGFVQLDPQCASPGAAVEASVFRGNLRLSSLRLVSCPSLRHLSVWPVLREGAGAPGASNPAAVLEVAQELLRNRPVSRGHVVTAPPGAPGPVAALHIVSGAPSPDPAGLVTPRTRISLSGVPPSEAEPRPEVPLGGLSEAADSLRELLSLPLRYPRTLAALGLAVPRGVLLAGPPGVGKTQLVRAVVREAGAELLAVSAPALQGTRPGETEENVRQVFRRARELASCRPTLLFLDELDALCPRRGGPHRAPESRVVAQVLTLLDGISGDREVVVVASTNRPDALDPALRRPGRFDREVVIGTPTLKQRKAILQVITAKMPISSQVDLSLLAEMTVGYVGADLTALCREAALHALLHSKKNQDNPTIYEADFLEAFKKIQPSSFRSVIGLMDIKPVGWEQIGGLEDVKLKLKQSIEWPLKFPREFVRMGLTQPKGVLLYGPPGCAKTTLVRALATSCHCSFVSVSGADLFSPFVGDSEKVLSQVFRQARANTPAIVFLDEIDSILGSRSISKTECNVQERVLSVLLNELDGVGLKTTERRGSKSDQQVRVARSF, from the exons ATGGCTCCGGACTCAGGTCCCCTTCCTGAAGAGCCGCTCTTAAAGGTGCTACCCTTAGACGCTAAGGACAGGGGCACTCAGCGCTGTCGCTTGGGCCCGGCCGCCCTCCGCGCCTTGGGCGCGCACTTGGGCTCGGCGGTGAAGATCTCTCTGCCTGACGGCGGCTCCTGCGTCTGCACCGCCTGGCTGCGGCGGGACGGAGCAGACGGCTTTGTGCAATTGGATCCGCAGTGCGCGAGCCCCGGGGCGGCCGTGGAGGCTTCAGTGTTCCGGGGGAATCTCCGCTTAAGCAGCCTCCGCCTGGTGTCCTGCCCGTCGCTGCGGCACCTCAGTGTGTGGCCGGTGTTGCGGGAGGGGGCGGGCGCTCCCGGTGCCTCGAATCCAGCCGCGGTGCTGGAGGTGGCGCAGGAGCTTCTCAGGAACCGACCTGTCTCCCGGGGCCACGTGGTGACCGCTCCGCCGGGCGCCCCGGGTCCTGTAGCCGCGCTGCACATCGTCAGCGGGGCGCCCAGCCCGGATCCGGCCGGGCTAGTCACTCCTCGCACCCGCATCAGTCTCAGCGGGGTGCCTCCGTCGGAAGCTGAGCCGCGGCCCGAGGTGCCCTTGGGGGGCCTTTCGGAGGCGGCCGACTCGCTGCGGGAGCTCCTCAGCCTGCCGCTCCGCTACCCTCGCACCTTGGCGGCCCTGGGGCTGGCAGTGCCTCGCGGGGTGCTCCTGGCGGGTCCCCCCGGAGTGGGCAAGACTCAGCTAGTGCGGGCGGTGGTCCGGGAAGCGGGCGCGGAGCTGCTGGCAGTGAGCGCCCCCGCGCTACAGGGCACCCGGCCCGGGGAGACCGAGGAGAACGTCAGGCAGGTGTTCCGGCGCGCGCGGGAGCTGGCCAGCTGCAGACCCACCCTCCTCTTCCTGGACGAGTTGGACGCCCTGTGTCCCCGGCGGGGCGGCCCACACCGAGCCCCCGAGAGCCGAGTGGTGGCCCAGGTGTTGACGCTGCTAGACGGCATCAGTGGGGACCGCGAGGTGGTGGTCGTGGCATCCACCAACCGGCCGGACGCTCTAGACCCAGCGCTGCGCAGACCGGGGAGATTTGACCGAGAG GTTGTCATTGGGACTCCCACACTTAAACAAAGAAAGGCAATACTCCAGGTGATTACCGCAAAGATGCCCATCTCCAGTCAAGTCGATTTGAGCCTCCTTGCAGAAATGACAGTTGGTTACGTTGGTGCGGACTTGACTGCACTTTGTAGAGAAGCTGCCCTGCACGCTCTCCTTCATAGTAAGAAG AACCAGGACAACCCGACTATCTATGAAGCAGACTTCcttgaagcttttaaaaagattcaacCCTCATCCTTTCGAAGTGTCATTGGACTGATGGACATCAAGCCTGTTGGCTGGGAGCAGATTGGTGGCCTCGAAGATGTAAAACTGAAGTTAAAACAG AGTATTGAGTGGCCTCTAAAATTCCCTCGGGAATTTGTCAGGATGGGCCTGACACAGCCAAAGGGAGTTCTCCTGTATGGTCCCCCTGGATGTGCTAAAACCACCCTGGTGAGGGCCCTGGCCACAAGCTGTCATTGCTCTTTTGTTTCAGTGAGTGGAGCtgatctcttttctccttttgttggAGATTCAGAAAAAGTCTTGtctcag GTATTTCGACAAGCAAGAGCAAATACTCCAGCAATTGTGTTTTTGGATGAAATTGATTCAATCTTGGGCTCTCGATCCATCAGCAAAACAGAATGTAATGTTCAAGAGCGTGTTCTTTCTGTTCTCCTGAATGAATTAGATGGTGTAGGACTGAAGActacagagagaagaggaagtaaaTCAGATCAACAGG
- the SPATA5L1 gene encoding ribosome biogenesis protein SPATA5L1 isoform X3 — MAPDSGPLPEEPLLKVLPLDAKDRGTQRCRLGPAALRALGAHLGSAVKISLPDGGSCVCTAWLRRDGADGFVQLDPQCASPGAAVEASVFRGNLRLSSLRLVSCPSLRHLSVWPVLREGAGAPGASNPAAVLEVAQELLRNRPVSRGHVVTAPPGAPGPVAALHIVSGAPSPDPAGLVTPRTRISLSGVPPSEAEPRPEVPLGGLSEAADSLRELLSLPLRYPRTLAALGLAVPRGVLLAGPPGVGKTQLVRAVVREAGAELLAVSAPALQGTRPGETEENVRQVFRRARELASCRPTLLFLDELDALCPRRGGPHRAPESRVVAQVLTLLDGISGDREVVVVASTNRPDALDPALRRPGRFDREVVIGTPTLKQRKAILQVITAKMPISSQVDLSLLAEMTVGYVGADLTALCREAALHALLHSKKNQDNPTIYEADFLEAFKKIQPSSFRSVIGLMDIKPVGWEQIGGLEDVKLKLKQSIEWPLKFPREFVRMGLTQPKGVLLYGPPGCAKTTLVRALATSCHCSFVSVSGADLFSPFVGDSEKVLSQVFRQARANTPAIVFLDEIDSILGSRSISKTECNVQERVLSVLLNELDGVGLKTTERRGSKSDQQGKYKELRKNEESCKKFLIEMS; from the exons ATGGCTCCGGACTCAGGTCCCCTTCCTGAAGAGCCGCTCTTAAAGGTGCTACCCTTAGACGCTAAGGACAGGGGCACTCAGCGCTGTCGCTTGGGCCCGGCCGCCCTCCGCGCCTTGGGCGCGCACTTGGGCTCGGCGGTGAAGATCTCTCTGCCTGACGGCGGCTCCTGCGTCTGCACCGCCTGGCTGCGGCGGGACGGAGCAGACGGCTTTGTGCAATTGGATCCGCAGTGCGCGAGCCCCGGGGCGGCCGTGGAGGCTTCAGTGTTCCGGGGGAATCTCCGCTTAAGCAGCCTCCGCCTGGTGTCCTGCCCGTCGCTGCGGCACCTCAGTGTGTGGCCGGTGTTGCGGGAGGGGGCGGGCGCTCCCGGTGCCTCGAATCCAGCCGCGGTGCTGGAGGTGGCGCAGGAGCTTCTCAGGAACCGACCTGTCTCCCGGGGCCACGTGGTGACCGCTCCGCCGGGCGCCCCGGGTCCTGTAGCCGCGCTGCACATCGTCAGCGGGGCGCCCAGCCCGGATCCGGCCGGGCTAGTCACTCCTCGCACCCGCATCAGTCTCAGCGGGGTGCCTCCGTCGGAAGCTGAGCCGCGGCCCGAGGTGCCCTTGGGGGGCCTTTCGGAGGCGGCCGACTCGCTGCGGGAGCTCCTCAGCCTGCCGCTCCGCTACCCTCGCACCTTGGCGGCCCTGGGGCTGGCAGTGCCTCGCGGGGTGCTCCTGGCGGGTCCCCCCGGAGTGGGCAAGACTCAGCTAGTGCGGGCGGTGGTCCGGGAAGCGGGCGCGGAGCTGCTGGCAGTGAGCGCCCCCGCGCTACAGGGCACCCGGCCCGGGGAGACCGAGGAGAACGTCAGGCAGGTGTTCCGGCGCGCGCGGGAGCTGGCCAGCTGCAGACCCACCCTCCTCTTCCTGGACGAGTTGGACGCCCTGTGTCCCCGGCGGGGCGGCCCACACCGAGCCCCCGAGAGCCGAGTGGTGGCCCAGGTGTTGACGCTGCTAGACGGCATCAGTGGGGACCGCGAGGTGGTGGTCGTGGCATCCACCAACCGGCCGGACGCTCTAGACCCAGCGCTGCGCAGACCGGGGAGATTTGACCGAGAG GTTGTCATTGGGACTCCCACACTTAAACAAAGAAAGGCAATACTCCAGGTGATTACCGCAAAGATGCCCATCTCCAGTCAAGTCGATTTGAGCCTCCTTGCAGAAATGACAGTTGGTTACGTTGGTGCGGACTTGACTGCACTTTGTAGAGAAGCTGCCCTGCACGCTCTCCTTCATAGTAAGAAG AACCAGGACAACCCGACTATCTATGAAGCAGACTTCcttgaagcttttaaaaagattcaacCCTCATCCTTTCGAAGTGTCATTGGACTGATGGACATCAAGCCTGTTGGCTGGGAGCAGATTGGTGGCCTCGAAGATGTAAAACTGAAGTTAAAACAG AGTATTGAGTGGCCTCTAAAATTCCCTCGGGAATTTGTCAGGATGGGCCTGACACAGCCAAAGGGAGTTCTCCTGTATGGTCCCCCTGGATGTGCTAAAACCACCCTGGTGAGGGCCCTGGCCACAAGCTGTCATTGCTCTTTTGTTTCAGTGAGTGGAGCtgatctcttttctccttttgttggAGATTCAGAAAAAGTCTTGtctcag GTATTTCGACAAGCAAGAGCAAATACTCCAGCAATTGTGTTTTTGGATGAAATTGATTCAATCTTGGGCTCTCGATCCATCAGCAAAACAGAATGTAATGTTCAAGAGCGTGTTCTTTCTGTTCTCCTGAATGAATTAGATGGTGTAGGACTGAAGActacagagagaagaggaagtaaaTCAGATCAACAGGGTAAATACAAGGAGCTGAGAAAAAACGAAGAG